GCGGCGATATCCGGGCGCTGCTGTCGGGCGAACGGGTGGCGCTCAACTACCTGCAGCGCCTGAGCGGCGTGGCTACGTACACAAACCGGGTCGTCAAGCTGCTGGAAGGAAGCGGTATTAAGCTCCTCGACACGCGCAAGACGACGCCGAATATGCGGCTTTTGGAAAAATACGCCGTTACCGTCGGCGGCGGCTGCAACCACCGCTACAATTTGTCCGACGGCATTTTGCTGAAGGACAATCACATCGGCGCGGCCGGTTCGGTGGCGAAAGCCGTCGCCATGGCCAAGGCCTACGCACCCTTCGTCCGCAAGATAGAAGTGGAAACGGAAACCCTCGACATGGTGCGCGAAGCCGTCGAAGCCGGCGCCGATATTATCATGTTCGACAACATGACGCACGATATGATGAAGGAAGCTGTGGCTATCATCAACGGCCGGGCGGAAACGGAATGCTCGGGCAACGTAACAGAAGAAAACATCAGCAAGCTGAAGGATGTAGGCGTAGATTATATTTCCAGCGGAGCCTTGACCCATTCTGCGCCGATTTTGGATTTGTCCTTAAAGCATCTTCATCGCCTGTAATTTCATTTGCATAGTAAAACAGCGTCTCGGCGAAAGGAGCGGAGACGCTGTTTTTGTGTGCCGGCCTATTTTCTCTTATCGGCATTCCAATCCAGTATAATGCCCGTGTCCGGGTCGATTTCAAATTCGTAATACATCGTGCCGGTGAAAAGCCGTCCTTCATAGCGCGGCGCACCGTCGTCGGACTCGCGCCAGATCTGCACGTCCTGCGGCGAAGCGCCGGGAACCTTGGATAAGACGATGTCCTTCGCTTCGTCTATGGAAACGGGATGCCTGTCCTGACGGCGGGCCCATTCGTCCTTGACTTCGTAATCGGAGCCGACGATGTCTCCGCTGCGTATGTCGATTTCAAAATCGTAGTCGCCGTAATCCGTTTCAAATTCCACGTCGTATACGGGAATGGAGGCGTCCCTGTCGCGGTCTATTTTTACGTTGTACGCCTGATTCGCAGAAACACCGGCATGGTCCAAGGCGATGGACAGGGCGTCATCGGTGCTGATGTCGGCGGCGCGCTGTTGCTGCGATGCGGGAGCTGGCTGCTCTGCCGGCTTTGCCGCCGCAGATTCCGCCGTCTGGCCGCAGCCGCTCAGGGAGAGCAGGGCGGCCAAGGCCAGGAGACAGCAGGCAATAGTGCTTCGATTCATGATCATTCCTCCTCGTCAACATATACTTTTATTATAGCCCTATAGGGAAAAAAGACAATGCGTATACAGCAAAAGGCCGCAGCATCGGTTAGGGTGCTGCGGCCTTTCTTGTCCTAGTCTTAGTTAGTTGTCTTCGTGGCGGCGCATAGGCGTGAAGGTAAATTCACTGCCGTCGAAACCGATGGCGACGGTATCGCCTTCGCGTACTGTACCGGCGATAATGTCGTGGCTCAGCGCCGTTTCTACCGTATGGGTAATGAGGCGGCGGAGAGGACGGGCGCCGAACTGCGGGTTGAATCCCTGATCGCCCAGGGCCTGCAGCGCTTCATCGCTCCACGTAAGGTGAATCTTAACCTGCTTTTCCAGCCGTTCGCCCAGGCGTTCCAGAAGGATGGAGGCGATATCTTTGACCTGTTCTTTCTGCAGGGCCTTGAAGACGACGATGTCGTCGACACGGTTGAGAAATTCCGGGCGGAAATACTGTTTCAGCAAGTCGCGGACCTTTTTGTCGGCTTCTTCAAAATTCTGCGATTCGAGGATTTCATGAGAGCCTAAGTTGCTGGTCATGATGATGATGGTGTTCTTGAAGTTGACGACCCGGCCCTTGCCGTCAGTCAGCCGGCCATCGTCGAGAATCTGCAGGAGGACGTTGAAGATGTCTGGATGGGCCTTTTCGATTTCGTCGAGGAGGATGACGCTGTAGGGACGGCGGCGGACGGCTTCGGTCAGCTGGCCGCCTTCATCGTAGCCGACGTATCCCGGAGGCGCCCCGATGAGGCGGGACACGGTGTGTTTTTCCATGTATTCGGACATATCGATGCGGATGATGTTCCGTTCGTCGTCAAAGAGGGCTTCGGCCAGGGTTTTGGCAAGTTCGGTCTTGCCGACGCCTGTCGGGCCGAGGAAGATGAACGAGCCGATGGGGCGGTTCGGATCCTTGATGCCGGCGCGGGCCCGCATGATGGCGTCGCTGACGACCTGGACGGCCGCATCCTGGCCGACGACTCGTTTATGAAGGGTTTCGTCGAGGTGGAGCAGTTTTTCCCGTTCGCCGGTGAGCATCTTGGTGACGGGGATGCCTGTCCAGCGGCTGACGACCTGGGCGATGTCTTCTTCACCAACCTCTTCTTTTAAGAGCTGCGAATCCTGATGTTCTGCCAAATAGGCTTCCTGGTCCTTTAGCTTTTGTTCCAGTTCAGGCAGCTTGCCGTATTTTAATTCCGACGCCTTGGCGTAATCGTAGTTGTGTTCCGCTTGTTCCATCTGGCCTCTGACGGAATCGATTTCCTTTTTGATGGCCTGCGTGCGGAGGATGGACTGTTTTTCTTCATCCCACTGGGCTTTGAGCTGGCTTTCTTTTTCTTTCAGTTCGTCTTTTGTTTCGACGATTTTGGCCAGCCGTTCTTTTGAAGCTTCGTCCGTTTCTTTCGTGAGCGATTGTTCTTCAATTTCCAGCTGCATGATCTTATGGCGCAATTCGTCGATAGGCGTCGGCATCGATTCGATTTCCGTGCGCAGCTTGGCGGCGGCTTCGTCGACTAAGTCGATGGCCTTATCGGGGAGGAAGCGGTCGGAAATGTAGCGGTCCGACAGTACGGCGGCGGCTACGAGGGCCTTGTCGCGGATGCGGACGCCGTGATGGATTTCATACCGTTCTTTCAGGCCGCGGAGGATAGTAATCGTGTCTTCTACGTTCGGCTGGTCGACCATGACGGGCTGGAAGCGCCGTTCCAGGGCGGCGTCCTTTTCGATATACTTCTGGTATTCGTTCAGCGTCGTCGCGCCGATGCAGCGCAGGTCGCCGCGGGCCAGCATCGGTTTCAAGATGTTGCCGGCGTCCATGGAGCCTTCAGACGCGCCGGCTCCTACGACCGTATGGATTTCATCGATGAACAGGAGAATCTGGCCGTCCGATTTGGCGATTTCGTTTAAGACCGATTTGAGCCGTTCTTCGAATTCGCCGCGGTATTTGGCCCCGGCAATCAGAGAACCCATGTCGAGGGAGTAAAGCGTCTTATTTTTCAGCGATTCCGGTACGTCGCCGCTGACGATGCGGCGGGCCAGCCCTTCGACGATAGCCGTTTTGCCGACGCCCGGTTCGCCGATGAGGACAGGGTTGTTTTTGCGGCGGCGCGACAAGATTTCGACAGTACGGCGGATTTCGTCGTCG
This region of Megasphaera stantonii genomic DNA includes:
- the nadC gene encoding carboxylating nicotinate-nucleotide diphosphorylase, whose product is MNELNSITMKLHVDPILMMALQEDISSEDVSTNAVMPEACLGEVELLSKADGVIAGLPVFARVFTLLDEETDFTFYVKDGDRVSKGQKLAVIRGDIRALLSGERVALNYLQRLSGVATYTNRVVKLLEGSGIKLLDTRKTTPNMRLLEKYAVTVGGGCNHRYNLSDGILLKDNHIGAAGSVAKAVAMAKAYAPFVRKIEVETETLDMVREAVEAGADIIMFDNMTHDMMKEAVAIINGRAETECSGNVTEENISKLKDVGVDYISSGALTHSAPILDLSLKHLHRL
- a CDS encoding PepSY domain-containing protein, whose product is MNRSTIACCLLALAALLSLSGCGQTAESAAAKPAEQPAPASQQQRAADISTDDALSIALDHAGVSANQAYNVKIDRDRDASIPVYDVEFETDYGDYDFEIDIRSGDIVGSDYEVKDEWARRQDRHPVSIDEAKDIVLSKVPGASPQDVQIWRESDDGAPRYEGRLFTGTMYYEFEIDPDTGIILDWNADKRK
- the clpB gene encoding ATP-dependent chaperone ClpB, with the translated sequence MGNEKYTQKVIDAFQSAQQIAALHYNQEISSVHMLMGLVKEPEGLLSTIFSECHTDLPMLQARLEQMLKKIPSVKGQSQMSMSTEMVRVIGKAQQLAESMHDDYISTEHLLMGIVEESSDDMQSLCREFGLTKNNIMTAVKANRKSNVNTDNPEGNYKALEKYGRDLTAAARQNKLDPVIGRDDEIRRTVEILSRRRKNNPVLIGEPGVGKTAIVEGLARRIVSGDVPESLKNKTLYSLDMGSLIAGAKYRGEFEERLKSVLNEIAKSDGQILLFIDEIHTVVGAGASEGSMDAGNILKPMLARGDLRCIGATTLNEYQKYIEKDAALERRFQPVMVDQPNVEDTITILRGLKERYEIHHGVRIRDKALVAAAVLSDRYISDRFLPDKAIDLVDEAAAKLRTEIESMPTPIDELRHKIMQLEIEEQSLTKETDEASKERLAKIVETKDELKEKESQLKAQWDEEKQSILRTQAIKKEIDSVRGQMEQAEHNYDYAKASELKYGKLPELEQKLKDQEAYLAEHQDSQLLKEEVGEEDIAQVVSRWTGIPVTKMLTGEREKLLHLDETLHKRVVGQDAAVQVVSDAIMRARAGIKDPNRPIGSFIFLGPTGVGKTELAKTLAEALFDDERNIIRIDMSEYMEKHTVSRLIGAPPGYVGYDEGGQLTEAVRRRPYSVILLDEIEKAHPDIFNVLLQILDDGRLTDGKGRVVNFKNTIIIMTSNLGSHEILESQNFEEADKKVRDLLKQYFRPEFLNRVDDIVVFKALQKEQVKDIASILLERLGERLEKQVKIHLTWSDEALQALGDQGFNPQFGARPLRRLITHTVETALSHDIIAGTVREGDTVAIGFDGSEFTFTPMRRHEDN